A single genomic interval of Sceloporus undulatus isolate JIND9_A2432 ecotype Alabama chromosome 2, SceUnd_v1.1, whole genome shotgun sequence harbors:
- the TMEM106C gene encoding transmembrane protein 106C encodes MGSSHSAGTGSSCSRQQREEDEDLLDNKDREEDIARFPYVEFTGQDSITCPSCQGTGCIPTDQVNELVALIPYHDQRLKPQRTKLYVMVSVLLCLLVSGLVVFFLFPHSILVDDNGIKVVTVWFDEKNSLVVLAITATLRIRNSNFYSVAVTSLASQVQYMNTVVGTKQINNVTHIQPLSDQLVNFTVKAEMGGPFSYVYFFCTLPKIRVHNIVIFMRTSVKISYIGHITQSSLETYHYVDCGANFTTVLAGPQPPTLENAAQGKNSLSPLTYFSNESRLGSPAV; translated from the exons ATGGGGTCTTCACATTCTGCAGGCACAGGCTCCTCCTGCTCCAGGCAACAGAGAGAGGAGGATGAAGATTTGCTGGACAACAAGGATCGGGAGGAAGACATTGCCAGGTTCCCGTATGTGGAATTCACTGGCCAAGACAGCATCACCTGTCCTTCCTGTCAGGGCACTGGCTGCATCCCAACAG ACCAAGTTAACGAATTGGTGGCTCTGATACCATATCATGACCAGAGGTTAAAACCTCAAAGGAC GAAACTGTATGTCATGGTGTCGGTGCTGCTGTGCCTCTTGGTGTCGGGACTGGtggtcttctttctctttcctcattcAATCCTTGTGGATGACAATGGCATCAAAGTGGTTACAGTCTGGTTTGATGAAAAAAACTCCCTTGTAGTCCTCGCTATCACG GCTACTCTCCGGATCAGAAATTCCAATTTCTACTCGGTAGCAGTAACCAGCTTGGCCAGTCAAGTGCAGTACATGAATACTGTGGTTGGGACGAAGCAGATTAACAATGTCACTCATATCCAGCCTCTGAGTGACCAGCTG GTGAATTTCACAGTGAAGGCTGAAATGGGTGGACCTTTTTCTTATGTATA CTTCTTTTGCACATTACCCAAGATCAGAGTGCACAACATTGTGATTTTCATGAG GACATCTGTGAAGATCTCCTACATTGGTCACATAACTCAGAGTTCCTTGGAGACCTATCATTATGTGGACTGTGGTGCTAATTTCACAACTGTTCTTGCTGGTCCTCAGCCCCCAACTCTAGAGAATGCAGCTCAAGGGAAGAACAGTTTAAGCCCACTGACATATTTCAGCAATGAGAGCAGGTTGGGTTCTCCTGCTGTGTAA